The following proteins come from a genomic window of Lolium rigidum isolate FL_2022 chromosome 5, APGP_CSIRO_Lrig_0.1, whole genome shotgun sequence:
- the LOC124655293 gene encoding cyclin-C1-1-like — protein sequence MAANFWASSHSKQLLDPEEVDVVPAADRERGITTEEFRLVKIHMSSHIWRLAQQVKVRQRVIATAITYFRRVYTRKSMTEYDPRLVAPACLYLASKVEESTVQARLLVFYIKKMCGPDDKYRFEIKDILEMEMKLLEALDYYLVVYHPYRPLLHLLQDAGITDLTQFAWGLVNDTYKMDLILIYPPYMIALACIYIASVLKDKDTTSWFEELRVDMNIVKNISMEILDFYETYKVDPQRGLSDEKISPVMNKLPAKA from the exons ATGGCCGCCAACTTCTGGGCGTCGTCGCACTC CAAGCAGCTGCTGGACCCGGAGGAGGTGGACGTGGTGCCGGCGGCGGACCGGGAGCGGGGCATCACCACCGAGGAGTTCCGCCTCGTCAAGATCCACATGTCCTCCC ATATCTGGCGGTTGGCGCAGCAAGTGAAGGTTAGGCAAAG AGTCATAGCAACTGCCATCACTTACTTCAGGCGTGTTTATACAAG AAAGAGCATGACTGAGTATGATCCTCGTTTGGTAGCACCGGCTTGTTTATATTTAGCATCAAAGGTAGAGGAGAGCACTGTGCAAGCAAGGCTGCTCGTCTTTTATATCAAAAAGATGTGTG GTCCTGATGATAAGTACCGATTTGAAATTAAGGACATCCTCGAAATGGAAATGAAGCTCCTGGAAGCACTGGACTATTATTTAGTAGTTTACCATCCATATCGTCCTCTTTTACA TTTATTGCAGGATGCTGGCATAACAGACCTGACACAGTTCGCGTG GGGCCTTGTCAATGATACTTATAAAATGGATCTTATTCTCATATATCCTCCCTACATGATTGCATTGGCTTGCATATACATTGCAAGTGTTCTGAAAGATAAGGATACAACTTCCTGGTTTGAAGAACTTCGTGTTGATATGAATATT GTGAAGAATATTTCAATGGAAATATTGGATTTCTACGAAACCTACAAGGTTGACCCCCAAAGGGGACTCTCTGATGAAAAGATCAGCCCTGTGATGAACAAGTTGCCAGCAAAGGCCTAA